A single window of Syntrophus aciditrophicus SB DNA harbors:
- a CDS encoding bacteriophage holin: MKLNIKAIALISGILWGMGLFFITWCMIIFDGCAAGPTLIGRMYRGYTITPVGSVIGLAWAFFDGLLGGAAFAWLYNKITDFFDPGLRKGRNS, from the coding sequence ATGAAGCTCAACATAAAGGCAATTGCACTGATCAGCGGCATATTATGGGGCATGGGACTGTTTTTCATTACCTGGTGCATGATCATATTCGATGGATGTGCAGCGGGACCGACTCTCATTGGAAGGATGTACCGTGGTTACACGATAACCCCTGTCGGCAGCGTCATAGGGTTGGCATGGGCGTTTTTCGATGGCCTGCTTGGCGGCGCGGCATTTGCCTGGCTCTACAATAAAATAACCGATTTCTTTGATCCCGGCCTTCGGAAGGGCCGCAACAGTTGA
- the epsC gene encoding serine O-acetyltransferase EpsC, with protein MINTEIVWEKSKEMSPDRYMDSLVEALCSINVGLNGGCRNDRHNQSLPSQNVIREVMETLRSILFPGYFGFSHLKKDSVHFHIGSALDRVQPVLVDQIQKGLCFACRDGVTCLSDCHEQAQFIATAFFKRLPVIQRLLMTDACAAYEGDPAASSLDEVIFCYPGLLALTNHRLAHELQKLEVPFIPRMIAEQAHSLTGIDIHPGAAIGESFFIDHGAGVVIGETSIIGNRVRIYQGVTLGAKSFQKDENGMLVKGVPRHPIIEDDVIVYSGATILGRVTIGRGSVVGGNVWLVNSVPPQSRITQAQSCQSDFSDGAGI; from the coding sequence ATGATCAATACAGAAATTGTATGGGAAAAAAGCAAAGAAATGTCCCCGGACAGGTACATGGACTCTCTCGTCGAAGCTCTCTGCTCCATCAATGTCGGTCTTAACGGCGGGTGCCGGAATGACAGGCATAACCAGTCCCTGCCTTCTCAGAACGTCATCAGAGAAGTCATGGAGACATTGCGGTCGATTCTTTTCCCCGGCTACTTCGGGTTTTCCCACCTGAAGAAAGACAGCGTTCATTTTCATATCGGATCCGCATTGGATCGCGTGCAACCTGTTCTGGTCGATCAAATCCAGAAGGGACTGTGTTTTGCCTGCCGGGATGGAGTAACATGCCTGTCCGATTGTCATGAGCAGGCGCAGTTCATCGCGACCGCCTTTTTTAAACGACTGCCGGTCATCCAGCGGTTGCTCATGACCGACGCCTGTGCGGCCTATGAAGGCGACCCGGCGGCTTCCAGTCTGGATGAAGTCATCTTCTGCTATCCGGGGCTGCTGGCGCTCACCAACCATCGCCTGGCTCATGAACTTCAAAAGCTGGAGGTGCCCTTCATCCCTAGAATGATTGCGGAACAGGCCCACAGCCTCACCGGAATCGACATCCATCCCGGCGCGGCAATCGGAGAGTCCTTCTTCATCGATCACGGCGCCGGCGTGGTGATCGGCGAAACGAGCATCATCGGCAACCGGGTGCGCATCTATCAGGGCGTTACCCTGGGAGCAAAGAGTTTTCAGAAGGATGAAAACGGCATGCTGGTCAAAGGGGTGCCCCGCCATCCCATTATAGAAGATGACGTCATCGTATATTCCGGGGCTACGATATTGGGAAGGGTCACGATCGGTCGCGGATCGGTCGTCGGAGGCAACGTCTGGCTGGTTAACAGCGTGCCGCCTCAAAGCCGGATCACCCAGGCGCAGTCCTGCCAGAGTGATTTCAGTGATGGCGCCGGGATCTGA
- a CDS encoding MOSC domain-containing protein — MGKKVGAKKDPAEECRLIADFGIEGDAHGGILQNRQVSLLATESIEKIRNKGLDIHYGDFAENLTTEGIVLHLLPLGTKLKIGKEVLTEVSQIGKVCHDRCAIFHTIGDCVMPREGIFVRVLSDGVIRVGDEITLES, encoded by the coding sequence ATCGGGAAAAAGGTCGGCGCCAAAAAAGATCCCGCGGAAGAGTGTCGACTCATCGCGGATTTCGGCATTGAAGGGGATGCCCATGGAGGTATCTTGCAGAACCGTCAGGTCAGTCTGCTGGCGACGGAAAGTATCGAGAAAATAAGAAATAAGGGATTGGATATCCATTACGGCGACTTCGCGGAAAATCTCACCACGGAAGGAATTGTTCTGCATCTTCTTCCCCTGGGGACAAAACTGAAGATCGGCAAGGAGGTTCTCACGGAAGTTTCTCAGATCGGCAAGGTTTGTCATGACCGCTGCGCGATCTTTCATACCATCGGTGACTGCGTCATGCCCCGGGAAGGAATTTTCGTCAGAGTCCTTTCGGACGGAGTCATTCGTGTCGGAGATGAAATTACCCTTGAATCCTGA
- the fdhD gene encoding formate dehydrogenase accessory sulfurtransferase FdhD, with the protein MEKFEIVKITPEGLTGIEKGVSEEVPLTIEVNGSEIATILASPFHIDDLARGFLFTSGMIAEISGIRSLYIDMERFRVVAEFEGNLKDFVFKRIYTSGCGKGVIFHNPIDVIGKTALSNGLEITAEKLVCLMKQFLSRQTEYCDTGGVHGAALASSEEIYVTREDIGRHNAIDKVIGASLAAGTGMADKILLTTGRVSSEIFSKVLRARIPVIAALGGPTNQAVKLARVTNITLVGRLRGGRGEIYSGERRIL; encoded by the coding sequence ATGGAAAAATTTGAGATAGTAAAAATAACACCCGAGGGACTGACGGGAATCGAGAAGGGTGTAAGCGAAGAGGTTCCACTTACCATTGAAGTCAACGGAAGCGAGATTGCGACGATTCTCGCAAGTCCCTTCCATATTGACGACCTGGCAAGGGGCTTTCTTTTTACTTCCGGCATGATTGCTGAGATATCGGGAATCAGATCCCTTTATATCGATATGGAACGCTTTCGGGTTGTTGCGGAATTTGAAGGCAATCTCAAGGATTTCGTATTTAAACGCATCTACACATCCGGTTGTGGCAAGGGGGTCATTTTTCACAATCCCATTGATGTGATCGGAAAGACAGCTCTTTCGAACGGATTGGAGATTACGGCGGAAAAGCTGGTCTGCCTGATGAAGCAATTTCTTTCAAGGCAGACGGAATATTGCGACACGGGTGGCGTCCATGGGGCCGCGCTTGCATCATCTGAAGAGATCTATGTAACCAGGGAGGATATTGGAAGGCACAATGCGATCGACAAGGTGATCGGGGCATCACTGGCCGCAGGAACAGGGATGGCAGATAAAATACTGCTGACGACCGGCAGAGTATCGTCTGAGATATTCTCTAAGGTGCTCAGGGCCAGAATCCCTGTTATCGCCGCCCTCGGCGGGCCCACGAATCAGGCTGTCAAGCTGGCCAGAGTGACCAACATAACGCTGGTAGGCAGACTGAGGGGCGGCCGCGGCGAGATCTACAGCGGGGAGCGGAGAATACTTTAA
- the nifS gene encoding cysteine desulfurase NifS, with protein MNRIYLDNAATTQAAPEVIEAIQTCFRETYGNPSSLHSFGLEARGVIESARRNIAGFINASSDELFFTGSGTESNNTAIKGIVYSLRGKGDHIVTTAIEHHAIHEPLHFLETQGLKVTYLRNDDNGQVDPDDLKKAITGETILVSVMHGNNEIGTLEPIKELGAICRERGVYFHTDAIQTFGHIPIDVREMNIDLLSASAHKLYGPKGVGLLYIRKGVQMTPLLHGGGQEKRLRASTQDTPGIAGFSRAVELAASEMEKEAGRQSRLRDKLIAALLEAVPESTLNGHPKLRLPNNVNMSFACVEGEAALLNLDMEGIAVATGSACTSTSLEPSHVLTACGMTHELSHGSLRLSLGRTTTEEEIDQVIKVLPPIIAKLRAMSPLYKKQGAK; from the coding sequence ATGAACAGGATCTATTTGGATAACGCGGCAACGACCCAGGCAGCTCCTGAGGTGATCGAGGCGATACAGACCTGCTTCCGTGAAACATACGGCAATCCCTCCAGTCTGCATTCCTTCGGACTGGAGGCAAGAGGCGTCATTGAGTCCGCGCGTCGGAACATCGCAGGCTTCATAAATGCTTCGTCTGATGAGCTTTTCTTCACGGGTTCAGGAACGGAAAGCAATAATACGGCAATAAAAGGCATCGTTTATTCTCTTCGGGGAAAGGGTGATCATATTGTCACTACGGCGATTGAGCATCACGCCATTCACGAGCCCCTTCACTTCCTTGAAACGCAGGGATTGAAAGTTACGTATCTGCGGAATGACGATAACGGGCAGGTCGATCCCGATGACCTGAAAAAGGCCATCACGGGGGAGACGATCCTGGTCAGCGTCATGCACGGCAACAATGAGATCGGAACTCTTGAACCCATAAAGGAGCTGGGCGCCATCTGCCGGGAGAGAGGTGTCTATTTCCACACCGACGCAATCCAGACCTTCGGCCATATACCGATTGATGTCCGGGAAATGAACATCGATCTGCTGAGTGCATCGGCCCATAAACTTTACGGCCCAAAAGGAGTGGGACTTCTTTATATCAGAAAGGGCGTGCAGATGACCCCATTGCTGCATGGCGGCGGTCAGGAGAAAAGACTCAGGGCTTCAACTCAGGATACTCCCGGGATAGCCGGATTCAGCAGGGCGGTGGAACTGGCGGCTTCCGAAATGGAGAAAGAGGCCGGTCGGCAATCCCGATTGAGGGACAAGCTGATCGCCGCTCTGCTCGAAGCCGTTCCGGAAAGCACACTCAACGGACATCCGAAGTTGAGACTCCCCAATAACGTGAACATGTCCTTCGCCTGTGTCGAGGGAGAGGCCGCGCTGCTTAACCTGGATATGGAAGGCATTGCAGTCGCCACCGGAAGCGCCTGCACATCAACCAGCCTTGAGCCGTCCCATGTTTTAACAGCCTGCGGTATGACGCACGAACTTTCTCACGGCTCCCTTCGGCTTTCACTGGGACGCACGACAACCGAGGAAGAAATTGATCAGGTCATCAAAGTACTGCCGCCAATCATCGCGAAACTCCGGGCAATGTCACCCTTATACAAGAAGCAGGGAGCAAAGTAA
- the nadA gene encoding quinolinate synthase NadA, whose product MENIIQKIQKLKRKRQAVILAHNYQRPEVQDIADFVGDSLGLSIQAASTDAKVIVFCGVHFMAETAKIFSPEKTVLLPDPDAGCPMADMITGEQLRELKARHPGAKVLCYVNTSAEVKAECDLCCTSANAVTMVREVLKGAKEIIFAPDQYLAAYVAEQTGRSFITWHGFCPTHAKILPEDVEREKALHPNAVFIAHPECRPAVTHLADKVASTEGMCRYVQETPATEIIVGTEVGIIHRMKKENPEKVFYPVSELAVCPNMKRTTLEKVLWSLEDNVHEVNPPAEIARRAYASIERMLNYRP is encoded by the coding sequence ATGGAAAACATTATTCAAAAAATTCAGAAACTGAAGCGGAAACGTCAGGCCGTGATCCTTGCGCACAATTACCAGCGCCCTGAAGTGCAGGATATCGCCGATTTCGTGGGAGATTCCCTGGGGCTGTCCATCCAGGCCGCCTCGACAGACGCCAAAGTGATCGTCTTCTGTGGCGTCCACTTCATGGCCGAGACAGCAAAGATCTTTTCACCGGAGAAGACGGTCCTGCTGCCGGACCCCGACGCCGGCTGTCCCATGGCGGACATGATCACCGGAGAGCAGTTGCGGGAGCTGAAAGCCCGACATCCGGGCGCCAAGGTTCTCTGCTATGTGAATACTTCGGCGGAAGTCAAGGCGGAGTGCGATCTCTGCTGTACCTCGGCCAACGCCGTCACCATGGTCCGGGAGGTGCTGAAGGGTGCTAAGGAAATCATTTTTGCGCCGGACCAGTATCTGGCGGCTTATGTGGCGGAACAGACAGGGAGGTCCTTTATCACCTGGCACGGCTTCTGTCCGACTCACGCGAAGATTCTGCCGGAAGACGTCGAACGGGAAAAGGCATTGCATCCCAATGCCGTGTTCATTGCCCACCCGGAATGCCGGCCCGCGGTGACGCACCTGGCGGACAAAGTGGCTTCCACGGAAGGGATGTGCCGATATGTGCAGGAAACGCCCGCAACGGAAATCATCGTCGGGACGGAGGTCGGGATTATCCACCGGATGAAGAAGGAAAATCCCGAAAAGGTGTTCTATCCGGTCTCAGAACTGGCTGTCTGTCCGAACATGAAGCGCACCACGCTGGAAAAGGTTCTGTGGAGCCTGGAAGATAATGTTCACGAAGTGAACCCGCCTGCGGAAATTGCCCGTCGGGCTTACGCCAGCATCGAGAGGATGCTGAACTACCGTCCGTGA
- the mnmA gene encoding tRNA 2-thiouridine(34) synthase MnmA produces the protein MKKRVLLAISGGVDSSVAALLLKEEGYEVAGVTMCLGVREEENKVRCCGREAIEDARGVCEILGIPHYVLDYAPLLETCVIDKFVREYRLGRTPNPCIDCNRYLKFGHLLDSARTMGFDYLATGHYAKIERKESRWILKKAKDLVKDQTYFLYPIPVAALEHILFPLADRTKDEVREIARQALLPIAEKPESQDLCFVTQDSYRDFLQEQGCPVHPGPIVDRSGRVLGEHSGTVFYTIGQRHGLGISSPFPLYVVAIDVAGNSVIVSGKEDVYAQGLVAGEMNWLTPERPQEAEARIRHRKRTCSCRIVPEGDRIRVYFAEDQDAVTPGQAVVLYQEDEVLGGGVIEEALHYAN, from the coding sequence TTGAAGAAAAGGGTTCTGCTGGCCATCAGCGGCGGCGTGGATTCTTCCGTAGCCGCGTTGCTTCTGAAGGAAGAAGGTTATGAAGTTGCCGGAGTGACCATGTGTCTCGGAGTTCGTGAGGAAGAAAACAAAGTGCGCTGCTGTGGGCGGGAGGCCATCGAGGATGCCCGGGGAGTCTGTGAAATTCTGGGAATTCCCCATTATGTCCTGGACTATGCGCCGCTGCTGGAAACCTGTGTGATCGACAAGTTTGTGCGGGAATATCGCCTCGGAAGGACTCCCAATCCCTGTATTGACTGCAACCGTTACCTGAAGTTCGGCCACTTGCTGGACTCGGCCCGGACCATGGGCTTTGATTACCTGGCCACCGGACACTACGCAAAGATTGAGCGGAAAGAAAGCCGGTGGATTTTAAAGAAAGCGAAGGATCTTGTGAAAGATCAGACCTATTTTCTCTACCCCATCCCTGTCGCCGCCCTGGAGCATATTCTTTTCCCTCTTGCAGACCGGACCAAGGACGAAGTCAGGGAAATCGCACGACAGGCCCTTCTTCCCATTGCGGAAAAACCGGAAAGCCAGGATCTGTGCTTTGTCACTCAGGACAGTTATCGGGATTTTCTGCAGGAGCAAGGCTGCCCGGTTCATCCGGGACCCATTGTCGACCGTTCCGGCCGTGTCCTGGGGGAGCATTCGGGAACCGTTTTCTATACCATCGGTCAACGCCATGGTTTGGGGATCAGCTCTCCTTTCCCCTTGTATGTGGTGGCCATCGATGTAGCCGGCAATTCTGTGATTGTCAGCGGTAAAGAGGATGTCTATGCGCAGGGGCTGGTGGCCGGTGAGATGAACTGGCTGACCCCGGAACGGCCTCAGGAGGCGGAAGCCAGAATCCGGCACCGGAAGAGAACCTGTTCCTGCCGGATCGTTCCGGAAGGGGATCGAATCCGGGTCTATTTTGCGGAAGATCAGGACGCCGTCACTCCCGGTCAGGCCGTTGTTCTATACCAAGAGGATGAAGTGCTGGGCGGGGGAGTCATCGAGGAAGCGCTGCATTACGCCAATTAA
- a CDS encoding O-acetylhomoserine aminocarboxypropyltransferase/cysteine synthase family protein, translating into MSTDQKSWKRETILLHGGQESDPSTGSRAVPIYQTTSYQFRDTEHAANLFSLKESGNIYTRLMNPTTDVLERRIALLDGGAGALATASGQAAITLALLNIAQAGDEIVSADNLYGGTYNLFHYTFPRLGIRVRFVKSNDLKALEQAITPKTKAFYAESLGNPKLDVADLEGISAITRVHGIPFVLDNTVSPYLLKPLDFGVDIIVYSATKFIGGHGTSLGGLIVDSGKFDWTNGKFPLIADPDPSYHGINFVEALKPIGNIAYIIKARVTLLRDMGPALSPFNAFLFLQGLETLHLRMIRHAENALAVAHYLEKHPKVSWVNYPGLPGSPEKAKADKYLPAGAGAIIGFGIKGGLESGKKFIDSLSLVSHLANVGDAKTLAIHPATTTHQQLSPEEQLATGVTPDFIRLSIGIEHIDDILNDLEQAFEKVS; encoded by the coding sequence ATGAGTACGGATCAAAAAAGTTGGAAAAGAGAAACCATTCTTCTGCATGGCGGACAGGAATCCGACCCGTCAACGGGGTCCCGAGCCGTCCCCATCTACCAGACCACATCGTATCAGTTCCGGGATACGGAGCATGCAGCCAATCTGTTTTCCCTGAAAGAATCTGGAAACATCTATACACGGTTGATGAATCCAACTACGGACGTCCTGGAGAGACGGATCGCCCTCCTCGACGGCGGGGCAGGGGCGCTGGCCACGGCAAGCGGGCAGGCCGCTATCACGCTGGCGCTGCTCAATATCGCCCAGGCCGGCGATGAAATCGTGTCCGCCGATAATCTTTATGGCGGCACCTACAATCTTTTTCACTACACCTTCCCCCGTCTGGGGATCAGGGTGCGCTTTGTGAAATCCAACGACCTGAAGGCCCTGGAACAGGCCATCACGCCGAAGACCAAAGCCTTCTATGCTGAGTCCCTGGGCAATCCCAAACTCGACGTGGCCGATCTTGAAGGCATTTCGGCCATTACCCGGGTCCATGGCATCCCCTTCGTCCTCGATAACACAGTGTCGCCTTACCTCTTAAAGCCCCTCGATTTCGGTGTGGATATTATCGTCTACTCGGCAACCAAGTTTATCGGGGGGCATGGCACCTCCCTTGGCGGCCTCATCGTCGACTCGGGAAAATTTGACTGGACTAACGGCAAATTTCCCCTCATTGCCGATCCCGACCCCAGTTACCACGGGATTAACTTTGTGGAAGCCCTGAAGCCGATTGGAAACATCGCCTATATCATCAAGGCGAGGGTGACCCTGCTACGGGATATGGGGCCCGCCCTGTCGCCATTCAATGCCTTTCTCTTCCTTCAGGGGCTGGAAACACTGCATTTGCGGATGATCCGCCATGCCGAAAACGCCCTGGCCGTTGCGCATTATCTGGAAAAGCATCCCAAGGTTAGCTGGGTCAATTACCCCGGATTGCCGGGCAGTCCGGAAAAGGCAAAGGCTGATAAATATCTGCCTGCAGGCGCCGGGGCCATAATCGGCTTCGGAATCAAAGGCGGACTGGAATCCGGGAAAAAATTCATCGATTCCCTGTCCCTGGTTTCCCATCTGGCCAATGTCGGCGATGCCAAGACCCTGGCCATTCACCCGGCGACAACGACTCATCAGCAACTTTCGCCGGAAGAGCAGCTGGCAACGGGCGTGACGCCGGATTTCATCCGGCTGTCCATCGGCATCGAGCATATCGATGATATCCTGAACGACCTTGAGCAGGCCTTCGAAAAGGTATCCTGA
- the sugE gene encoding quaternary ammonium compound efflux SMR transporter SugE, whose amino-acid sequence MDWIIIVLAGLFETGWAIGLKYTDGFTRLWPTVGTVFSMVISLALLGIAMKSIPVGTAYAVWVGIGAVGTAMLGIVLLGEPVNSGRILSLALIIAGIVGLKLTTQS is encoded by the coding sequence ATGGACTGGATTATTATCGTACTCGCTGGATTATTTGAGACCGGATGGGCAATTGGCCTTAAATACACCGACGGCTTTACCCGCTTATGGCCAACCGTCGGCACCGTTTTTTCAATGGTAATCAGCCTTGCTCTGCTCGGCATTGCAATGAAATCAATCCCGGTCGGTACAGCCTATGCCGTCTGGGTAGGCATTGGTGCTGTCGGTACGGCAATGCTGGGCATTGTCTTACTTGGTGAACCGGTCAATTCCGGACGGATATTAAGCCTGGCACTTATCATTGCGGGCATTGTCGGCCTCAAGCTGACGACTCAATCCTGA
- a CDS encoding metallophosphoesterase family protein: protein MARDLRILHTADLHGNLRHYQKLLSLAETEEVNCIVIGGDLLPKGHSLNVLIEVQKKFIVEHLRPLFKKFREVNREKSIYLMMGNDDFAVNMDQLEKMEAEGLIKLLHLRTHPLTDSLSIAGYGCVPPTPFLIKDWERLDCGRAAVPARSYQACSSTPDGIAPIDARDWFLSHNTISEDLDMLARLSDPASTVYVTHSPPFCTALDVLINGRHAGSRSVRRFIEEYAPPLTLHGHIHESYHMTKELANRIGGTLCINAGQTEAILHAVIIDLPGYLVRLARSFP from the coding sequence ATGGCACGCGATCTGAGGATACTCCATACCGCCGATCTCCACGGCAACCTGCGCCACTATCAGAAACTCCTCTCTTTAGCGGAAACAGAGGAAGTCAACTGCATCGTCATCGGCGGCGATCTCCTTCCAAAAGGACACTCACTGAATGTCCTGATTGAAGTGCAGAAGAAATTCATCGTCGAACATCTCAGGCCGCTGTTTAAAAAGTTCAGAGAGGTCAACCGTGAAAAGTCGATCTATCTGATGATGGGAAATGACGACTTTGCGGTTAATATGGACCAGCTCGAAAAGATGGAAGCTGAAGGACTCATCAAGCTGCTCCATCTCCGGACGCATCCTCTGACAGACAGCCTTTCCATAGCGGGATACGGGTGTGTGCCGCCCACCCCTTTTCTGATAAAAGACTGGGAGAGGCTGGACTGCGGCCGTGCTGCGGTTCCGGCGCGCTCTTATCAGGCATGCAGCAGCACGCCTGACGGCATCGCCCCTATCGATGCCCGCGACTGGTTCCTCTCACACAACACGATCAGCGAGGATCTCGATATGCTGGCGAGGCTGTCCGATCCGGCAAGCACGGTCTATGTGACGCACTCGCCTCCCTTTTGCACCGCGCTCGATGTGCTCATTAACGGACGACATGCAGGAAGCCGTTCAGTACGGCGTTTTATTGAAGAGTACGCACCTCCTCTTACCCTGCACGGCCACATTCATGAATCTTATCATATGACAAAGGAGCTGGCGAACCGCATCGGCGGCACCCTCTGCATCAATGCCGGCCAGACCGAAGCCATTCTCCATGCCGTTATCATTGACCTCCCTGGATATCTGGTCCGACTGGCACGATCTTTTCCTTGA
- the cysK gene encoding cysteine synthase A: MKRIYEDNSRSIGNTPLVKLNNLTRGLQATVLAKVEGRNPSYSVKCRIGAAMIWDAEERGVLQPGMEIIEPTSGNTGIALAYVAAARGYELTLTMPETMSLERRRVLAVFGANLILTPGAEGMKGAINRAEALVASAPEHYFLPQQFKNPANPAIHEKTTGPEIWTETDGEVDVLVSGVGTGGTISGVSRYIKKAQGKPILSVAVEPKESPVMTQKLAGEELRAGPHKIQGIGAGFIPDTLDLSLVDRVEQVESDEAVLTARKLARDEGILVGISSGAAAAVALRLAAREEFAGKIFVVILPDAGERYLSTVLFEGIGE, encoded by the coding sequence ATGAAACGAATCTACGAAGACAACTCCCGGTCCATCGGCAATACACCGCTGGTGAAACTTAATAATCTCACCAGGGGGTTGCAGGCGACGGTTCTTGCCAAGGTGGAAGGTAGAAATCCTTCTTATTCGGTAAAATGCCGGATCGGTGCAGCCATGATCTGGGATGCTGAGGAACGGGGGGTGCTTCAGCCCGGCATGGAAATCATCGAACCGACAAGCGGTAATACAGGGATCGCCCTTGCATATGTGGCGGCAGCCCGGGGATATGAACTGACCCTGACCATGCCCGAAACCATGAGCCTCGAACGCCGCCGGGTTCTGGCAGTCTTCGGCGCCAATCTGATCCTGACCCCCGGCGCTGAAGGGATGAAGGGGGCAATTAACCGGGCAGAGGCTTTGGTGGCTTCCGCGCCGGAACATTATTTCCTGCCCCAGCAGTTCAAAAACCCGGCTAATCCTGCCATCCACGAGAAAACCACCGGTCCCGAGATCTGGACGGAAACGGATGGAGAAGTGGATGTCCTTGTCTCCGGCGTCGGGACAGGGGGAACGATTTCCGGGGTATCGCGGTATATCAAAAAAGCTCAAGGTAAACCGATCTTGTCTGTGGCGGTGGAGCCGAAGGAAAGTCCGGTCATGACTCAGAAGCTGGCCGGGGAAGAACTGCGGGCGGGACCTCATAAAATTCAAGGAATCGGCGCCGGGTTCATCCCGGATACGCTGGATCTTTCCCTTGTGGATCGTGTGGAACAGGTGGAAAGCGATGAAGCCGTGCTGACAGCTCGGAAGCTGGCTCGGGATGAGGGCATCCTTGTGGGCATCTCCAGTGGTGCGGCCGCTGCAGTCGCGCTGCGTCTGGCCGCACGGGAAGAATTTGCAGGGAAGATCTTCGTTGTAATCCTCCCGGATGCCGGGGAACGGTACCTGTCCACCGTCCTTTTCGAAGGTATCGGCGAATGA
- the metW gene encoding methionine biosynthesis protein MetW, translated as MNVRQKENPIPPDYRIIAEMIHPSARILDLGCGTGDLMAFLARSRNTRGQGIEINESAVYECVKKGLSVCHDDIESGLLEYPDKSFDYVILNQSMQEVRNADALLADALRVGRRVIVGFPNFAEISSRFRLFFQGRSPVTEALPYRWYDSPNVRFLSISDFRNFCERKGIKVLQTRYLRGQRIVACRPNLLAELAVFLLTVDKSFQN; from the coding sequence ATGAACGTTAGACAAAAAGAAAACCCTATTCCTCCGGACTATCGGATCATCGCCGAAATGATCCATCCCAGCGCAAGAATCCTGGATCTGGGCTGCGGCACGGGCGACCTGATGGCCTTTCTCGCCCGGAGTCGCAATACCCGCGGGCAGGGGATCGAGATCAACGAGAGCGCCGTTTATGAGTGCGTGAAGAAAGGGCTGAGCGTCTGCCATGACGATATCGAAAGCGGCCTGCTGGAATATCCGGACAAGTCCTTTGATTACGTCATCTTGAATCAGAGCATGCAGGAAGTGCGGAATGCGGATGCCCTTCTGGCGGATGCCCTGAGGGTCGGCCGGCGGGTGATCGTCGGGTTTCCCAATTTTGCCGAGATCAGCTCGCGCTTCCGGCTTTTTTTCCAGGGGAGGTCCCCGGTCACCGAGGCACTGCCTTATCGGTGGTATGATTCACCAAACGTGCGGTTTCTGAGTATCAGCGATTTCAGGAATTTCTGCGAGAGGAAGGGTATCAAAGTGCTCCAGACCCGCTATCTTCGTGGCCAGCGGATCGTAGCCTGCCGGCCCAATCTGCTGGCCGAACTCGCTGTCTTTCTTCTGACTGTGGACAAGTCATTTCAAAATTGA